AACAATAATGAAGAAATTATTAATCATAGACGATGAAACGAAATTGAGAGAAACCATTGCTGAGTTGTTCTCTTTTACTGGCTATAACGTTATTGAAGCACAAGATGGAATGGAAGGTTTAGAGAAAGTTAAACAGCACAATCCAAGCTTAATAATATGCGATTTAATGATGCCAAAATTAGATGGTTACGGCTTTCTGAAAAAACATAAAAAGTCGACTCACGCCGGAATTCCTGTTCTTTTACTTACTGCCAAAATAGAACCAGCCGATGAATTAATGGGAATTAGTTTAGGCGCAAAAGGATATGTCAGAAAACCTTTTACCTTCAAAGAATTAAAGAATATAGTTGAAGAACATTTGACTTTTTAGATCCGCTCATATTCATAGAAAATTTAATTATTCCCCAAATTCTTAACAGAATTTTAATCCATAAAATAACTTATCTCGGAAGAAAAATTCTTTTTTTTTACTGTAAAAAGTGTGATTGTTTTGAAATGTGTGTTGTGTTTTTTTTGAAATTATATTCTTTAAAGTACAAGAATATCTTAAAAAAAATATCCTACCAAAGCAGCTTGCATTAACTAAATGATAATAAAACTATTGCCCCCAAAAATTTTATTTACAAGCTGCTTGGTAAGAAAAGATCCCAAATCTTATTAAGACAAAAGTATTGCTTGATTTTTAATTTTGTTAAGTTTTTACCAATAACTAAAAAAAAATTACTCATAATTTATTATAAATTAAATTTATCCTTTTAATGTAAGTTATCAATAATAAAAAAGAACTTTAAGAGCCTTTAAAAAAGTAAGAATGATTTCAA
This region of Flavobacterium lacustre genomic DNA includes:
- a CDS encoding response regulator transcription factor produces the protein MKKLLIIDDETKLRETIAELFSFTGYNVIEAQDGMEGLEKVKQHNPSLIICDLMMPKLDGYGFLKKHKKSTHAGIPVLLLTAKIEPADELMGISLGAKGYVRKPFTFKELKNIVEEHLTF